The Stenotrophomonas sp. ZAC14D1_NAIMI4_1 DNA segment GCCTCCAGCAAATCCAATGAAGAAGGGCGCCCGAAGGCGCCCCGCAGCCCATCATTCGATGTTCTGCACCTGCTCGCGGATCTGGTCGATCAGCACCTTCAGTTCGACCGCGGCATTGGACGTGCGGCTGTCCACCGACTTCGACCCCAGCGTGTTGGCTTCGCGGTTGAACTCCTGCAGCAGGAAGTCCAGTCGACGGCCCACCGGCTCGCGCTGCTTCAGCACGCGGCGGATCTCGACGATGTGGCTGCCCAGGCGGTCCAGCTCCTCGTCCACGTCCAGCTTCTGCAGCCACATCACCAGTTCCTGCTCGGCACGGCCGGGGTCGACCGGGTGCGGCAGGTCGGCCAGGCGGCCGGCCAGCTTGGCGCGCTGGCCGTCGCGAATGGCCGGAATCAGCGTGCGCACGTCATTGGCGATGCGCTCGATGCCATCCACGCGCTCGGCAATGGCGGCGGCCAGCTTGTCGCCCTCGCGCTCACGGGCGGCGACGAAGCCGTCCAGTGCCTGGTCCAGCAGGGACAGCGCCTCGGCCTGCAGGGCGGCGGCGTCGGTGGCCTCGCCCTGGGTCACGCCCGGCAGCTGCAGCAGTTCGGTGAAGCTGACCTGCAGGTTGGGGAAATCGGAGGTCAGGCGGTGCGCGAGCTGGCCCAGCTGGCCCAGCAGCGCTTCGTTCACCTGCAGGCTGGCGGCACCTTCCGGCGCGCGCAGGCGCATGACCAGGTCCAGCTTGCCGCGGCTCAGGCGGGCGGCGATGCGCTCGCGCAGCTGCGGCTCCAGCGCACGCAGTTCCTCGGGCAGGCGGGTGCCCACTTCCAGGAACCGGTGGTTGACCGAGCGCAGCTCGCAGCCCAGCGTGCCCCACGGGGTGACGCGCTCGCCGCCGGCATAGGCGGTCATGCTTCGAATCATGGAATGTGTCCGGTGCGTGCAAAGGGGGAATGGTACCCTAGCGCCCTCACCAGAGCCCCCCTGCCCGCCCCCTCAAGGTCGCGGGCATGGCGGCGTACTCCCTTGCCCTTACGGAACCCGCACCATGTCCGATTCCCGCCCCAGCGGCCGCCAGCCCGACCAGCTCCGTCCGGTCGTCATCCAACGCGGCTTCACCCGCCATGCCGAGGGTTCGGTGCTGGTGTGCTTCGGTGAAACCCGCGTGCTGTGCACCGCCAGCGTGGAAAACCGCGTACCGGGCTTCCTGCGTGGCAAGGGCGAAGGCTGGGTGACCGCCGAGTACGGCATGCTGCCGCGCGCCACCCACACCCGCAGCGACCGTGAAGCGGCGCGTGGCAAGCAGGGCGGCCGCACCCTGGAAATCCAGCGCCTGATCGGCCGCAGCCTGCGTGCGTGCGTCGACCGCAACGCGCTGGGCGAACGCACCATCACCCTGGACTGCGACGTGCTGCAGGCCGACGGTGGCACCCGCACCGCCGCCATCACCGGCGCCTACGTGGCCCTGGTCGATGCGGTGAACGTGCTGATGAAGCGTGGCGACGTCAAGCGCAACCCGATCCTCGGCGCCGTCGCGGCGGTGTCGGTGGGCGTGTACCGCGGCACCCCGGTGCTGGACCTGGACTACGCCGAAGACAGCGACTGCGACACCGACATGAACGTGGTGATGAACGACGGTGGCGGCTTCATCGAGCTGCAGGGGACCGCCGAAGGCCACGCCTTCCGCCGCGATGAACTGGACGCGCTGCTGGGCCTGGCCGAAAAGGGCGTGGGCGAGCTGCTGGCCGCACAGCAGGCGGCGCTGTCGGCATGAACCGCCGCATCGCCCTGACCACCCTGGTGGTGGCCGACTACGACGAAGCCATTGCCTGGTACACCGGCAAGCTCGGCTTCGCCCTGTTGGACGACATCGACCAGGGCAGCAAGCGCTGGGTGGTGGTCGGGCCGACCGATGGCAGCGCTGCCGCCCTGCTGCTGGCCCGCGCCAGCAACGAGGAACAGCGCAGCCGCATCGGCAACCAGACCGGCGGCCGCGTCGGCTTCTTCCTCAACACCGATGACTTCCACCACGACCACGCGGCAATGGTCGCCGCCGGCGTCGAATTCCTGGAAGCGCCGCGCGAAGAGCCCTATGCCACCGTCGCGGTGTTCCGCGATCTGTACGGCAACACCTGGGACCTGTTGGAGCCCCGCTGATGAAGACGCTCGTGCTTGCCAGCCATAACGCCGGCAAACTGGTGGAAATGCAGGAGATCCTCGCCGACCTGCCGCTGCAGATCACCTCGGCCGCCGAACTGGGCCTGGGGGACGTGGAGGAAACCGGCCTGACCTTCGTCGAGAACGCGCTGCTGAAGGCACGCGCGGCCTGCGCAGCCACCGGCCTGCCGGCACTGGCCGATGATTCGGGCCTGATCGTCGATGCCCTCGGCGGTGCGCCCGGCCTTTACAGCGCGCGCTACGCCGGCCACCCGACCAATGCCGCGGCCAACAACGCCAAGCTGCTGGACGCGATGGCGGACGTGCCCGATGGCCAGCGCAGTGCCCGCTTCTATGCGGTCATCGTGCTGCTGCGCCATGCCACCGACCCGCAGCCGCTGATCTGCGAAGGCCGCTGGGAAGGGCAGATCATCCGCGAACTGCGCGGCACGAACGGCTTCGGCTACAACCCGGTGTTCCTCGATACCACCCACGGCCTGACCGCTGCGGAAATGGAGCCGGCGTTGAAGAATGCCATCAGCCACCGCGCCACCGCCCTGCAGCAGCTCAAGCAGCAGCTGGCCACCTGGCTCTGATGCCGTCCTGATTACCCAAGGGAAGCCGGCCAGCGGCCGGCACTACCGATGAAGCCCATGCCGCACGACCACGACCACTGCAACCACCTGCCCGGCGAAGCCTGTTCCGGCGACCACGCGCACGACACCGCGCCGCGCCTGGTACCGCCACCGCTGTCGCTGTACGTGCACCTGCCGTGGTGCGTGCGCAAGTGCCCGTACTGCGATTTCAACTCGCACCAGGCCAAGGGCGAGCTGCCGTTCGAGGCCTACATCGACGCCCTGCTGCGCGACCTTGACCAGGACCTGCCGCTGGTCTGGGGCCGGGTGGTGCACAGCGTGTTCTTCGGTGGCGGCACGCCCAGCCTGTTCCCGCCGGAAGCCATCGACCGCTTCCTGCAGCAGGCCAGCGCGCGCCTGCGCTTCGCGCCCAATGCCGAGATCACCCTGGAAACCAACCCGGGTACCGCCGAGCACGGCCGCTTCGACCGCTACCGCGCGGCCGGCGTGAACCGCCTCAGCTTCGGCATCCAGAGCTTCGACGATGCCGCGCTGAAGCGCCTGGGCCGCATCCACGACAGTGGCGAAGCCGAGCGCGCGGTGAAGATGGCGCAGGACGCCGGCTACGACAATTTCAACATCGACCTGATGTACGCACTGCCGGAACAGACCCTGGCCGGTGCCGAGGCCGACCTGGAGCGCGCGTTCGCGCTGCAGCCGGCACACATCTCGCACTACCAGCTGACCCTGGAACCGAACACCGTGTTCTTCGCGCGGCCGCCGCAGGGCATCCCCGACGAGGACCATGCCTGGGACATGCAGGAACACTGCCAGGCGCTGCTGGCACAGGCCGGTTTCGGCCAGTACGAAGTGAGCGCCTATGCCCGCCCCGGCCGGCAGAGCGCGCACAACCTGAACTACTGGCGCTTCGGCGATTACCTGGGCATCGGCGCCGGCGCGCACGGCAAGATCAGTTCCGGTGCCGAGGAACACGTGCTGCGGCGCTGGAAGCTCAAGCACCCGCAGGCCTACATGGACAGCGCCGGCAGCCCGGCCTCGTTCGGTGGCGACGACGTGATCGCGGCCGACCGCCTGCCCTTCGAGTACATGCTGAACCTGCTGCGCCTGCATGAAGGCTTCGGCCTGCGCGATTTCGAGTCGCGCACCGGCCTGCCGCGCAGCGTGCTGGATGCGCCGCTGGCCGAGGCCGTGCAGCGCGGCTGGCTGACCGTGGCCAATGGCCATGTGCAGCCCACCGAGCTGGGCCGCCGCTTCACCAATGATGTGGTGAGCCTGTTCCTGGAGGATTGATCCTCCTGCGTCGCACCCGCCGGGCACGGCCCGGCCGCTGGCCGGCCTTCGCTGCGTTTGAACGGGTGCCCACCGCAGAAAGTCCTCAAGTAGCGCCCGCGGCTGCCGACACGGTAGATTCCCATGTCGATCCGCGGGAATCCCGGAACTGCTCCCGATGTCTGCCGCTTTCCCTTTTGCCACCCCTGACAGCGCGCGCCTGGCCGCCGCAGACCTTCCCCCACGCGTGCGCGAGCTGCTGGGTGAACTGCTGGTGCTGTGCCGGCATGTGCTGACCGCCCCGCTGATCCTCACCGTGGAAGCGGCCGAACAGGCGTTGCTGCACGATGCCGACCACGCCCGCAACCCGCAGATGCAGGCCGAGCTGCTGGCCCAGCGTGGCCAGCTGCATGCGTTCGCCGGCACCTTCTGCGAGCGCATGCTCGATGCGCTGGCCGACAGCCTGGTGCAGCTGCGCGCGCCGCAGGACATCGCGCCGGCGGCCGCACCCGCCCGCCCGCCGGGCCTGCTGGGGCTGTCGCTGGTGGATGACCACGAAGTGGACCGCACCCTGGTGCTGACCGAGATGGTGCGCCGGGAGAACCAGCGTTCGGGCAATGCGCTGAACCTGCTGGGCCAGCGCCTTGCGGTGCTGGCCGCCGCCCCCGCGTTCGACAACGACACCCTGCCACTGGCACCGCAGGCGCTGTGCGCCCTGGTGCGGCGCCTGGCCGAACAGGATGGCCTGAGCGCGGAACTGCAGCTGGCGCTCTACCGCAGCTTCGAACGCCAGCTGCTGGAACGCCTCGGCGACGTCCTGGAGCGCTCCAACACCCTGCTGGCGCAGCACGGCGTGCTGCCCGGCCTGGTCTACACCCCGTACCTGGCACGGTCGTCCAGCACCCGCCGGATCATCACCCAGTCCGTCGGCGGCGGTCGCACGACGCAGCCCGCGCCGCGCTCGGCCGAACCGCTGACCGGCTGGAGCGGCTCGGGCCGCGCCGGTTCGTGGTCGGCGCTGATGCAGAACGCCTTCGCCGATGCCACGCCGCCGGGAGCGCCCAACCCGGAACTGACCACGCCACCGGCCAACCTGCTGCACGACCTGCTGCAACAGGCGCGGCATGCCGCACCGATGGCCATCGAACCGCCCTCGGTGCCCAGCGGGCTGGTGGATGCCGTGCTGGCGCGCCTGCAGGCACAGGCCGGTGCCGCCACCAGCATCACCGACCTGCAGACCGCGGTGACCGCGCAGCTGCGCAGCGAGCACGGTGCGCAGGCCCAGCTGGCCAGCCATGACCGCGACCACCTGGACCTGCTGCGCCTGCTGCTGCAGCAGGTGCAGCAGCAACAGCGCCCCGACCCCGTCCCGGCCGCCCTGCTGGCCCGCCTGCAGGTGCCGCTGGCACGCGCGGCGATGGCCGACCCCGCCTTCTTCGTGCGCGACGAACACCCTGCACGCGAACTGCTCAACACCATCGCCGAAGCCGGCGCCAACTGGCTGGGCGATGACGATGTGGACCCGCAGCTGATGCAGCGGCTGGCGCAGAGCGTGCAGGGCCTGCTGGGCCAGGACGCACGCACGCCGGAGGCATTTGCGGCGGCCAACGAGGAAATCCAGCAGCACCAGCGCGCCGCCGCCCACCGTGCCGAGCTGGCCGAACGCCGCCATGTCGAGGCAGCGCGCGGCAAGGAACGGCTGGCCCTGGCCCGCCGCGAAGCCAGCGCGCAGATCGACCAGCAGTGCCAGGCACAGGAACCGCCGCGCTTCGTGCAGACCCTGCTGCGCGAGGCCTGGGCCGACGCGCTGACCCTGACCCGGCTGCGCCATGGCGATGACTCGGCGCAGTGGCAGGAGCGCCTGCAGCAGACCGAACGCATTGCAGCCGTCACCGCCGCACCGGCCGAGGCCGACAGCGTGCCCGACGCGCCGCTGGCCGCGGAAGTGGAAGCGGCCCTGCTGCAGGTCGGCTACCACCCCGAGGAAGCTTCGGCGGTCGCCCGTCGCCTGGCCACGCCCGGCGGCGAAGACGAGCACACCTCACGCACCGAGCTGAGCGCGCGCCTGAAGGCACGTGCACGCCTGGGCGAGCATGCGGCGCCCCATACCGGCGCTCACGCCGCCGCACCGCGCACGGCGGCCGAACAGGCCAGCCATGACCAGCTGACCAGCCTGCCCTTCGGCAGCTGGTTCGACCTGGCCGACGAGGACGGCAGCGTGCGCCGCCAGCGACTGTCCTGGTACAGCCTGCTGACCGGCCACGTGTTGTTCGTCAATCCGCGCGGGCAGAAGAGCAGCGAAACCGACCTGGATACGCTGGCCCGGCAGATGGCCGCTGGCCGGGCGCAGCTGGTCACCGAAGAAAAAGGCCGCCTGGTCGACCGCGCGTGGCAGGCCAGCCTGTCGGCCCTGCGCGCGTTGGCCGGTCGCCGCCGCCAGGAGCCTGACGCATGAGCCAGCTACCGCCGCAGGACACCCGCCGCGCACCGCGCCGCCAGGTGTCCGACCTGGTCCCGGTCACCGACCAGATGCGCGACAGCGTGGTGGGCCGGCTGGGCAATGTGTCCGAAACCGGCATGCTGATGCTGGCCAGCCAGCCCCTGCGCGACGACGCGCTGTACCAGCTGCGCTTCCCGCTGCCGCTGGGCGATGGCCGCAGCGCAGCCATCGATGTGGGCGTGCACCTGCTGTGGAGCGAGCCGGCGCATGCCCCGGGCCAGAGCTGGGCTGGGTTCCGCTTCCTGACCCTGTCGCGCGAACATCGGCATCTGCTGCGCGCCTGGATCGGCGAGGACAGCGACGAGGCGCCGGTTTCGACAGGCTGAGTGCCGGTTCCTGCACAGCGGTTTTCTGCGGTATGCGGCAGAATCTAGGGCC contains these protein-coding regions:
- a CDS encoding VOC family protein, with translation MNRRIALTTLVVADYDEAIAWYTGKLGFALLDDIDQGSKRWVVVGPTDGSAAALLLARASNEEQRSRIGNQTGGRVGFFLNTDDFHHDHAAMVAAGVEFLEAPREEPYATVAVFRDLYGNTWDLLEPR
- the rdgB gene encoding RdgB/HAM1 family non-canonical purine NTP pyrophosphatase codes for the protein MKTLVLASHNAGKLVEMQEILADLPLQITSAAELGLGDVEETGLTFVENALLKARAACAATGLPALADDSGLIVDALGGAPGLYSARYAGHPTNAAANNAKLLDAMADVPDGQRSARFYAVIVLLRHATDPQPLICEGRWEGQIIRELRGTNGFGYNPVFLDTTHGLTAAEMEPALKNAISHRATALQQLKQQLATWL
- the hemW gene encoding radical SAM family heme chaperone HemW, encoding MPHDHDHCNHLPGEACSGDHAHDTAPRLVPPPLSLYVHLPWCVRKCPYCDFNSHQAKGELPFEAYIDALLRDLDQDLPLVWGRVVHSVFFGGGTPSLFPPEAIDRFLQQASARLRFAPNAEITLETNPGTAEHGRFDRYRAAGVNRLSFGIQSFDDAALKRLGRIHDSGEAERAVKMAQDAGYDNFNIDLMYALPEQTLAGAEADLERAFALQPAHISHYQLTLEPNTVFFARPPQGIPDEDHAWDMQEHCQALLAQAGFGQYEVSAYARPGRQSAHNLNYWRFGDYLGIGAGAHGKISSGAEEHVLRRWKLKHPQAYMDSAGSPASFGGDDVIAADRLPFEYMLNLLRLHEGFGLRDFESRTGLPRSVLDAPLAEAVQRGWLTVANGHVQPTELGRRFTNDVVSLFLED
- a CDS encoding PilZ domain-containing protein; this translates as MSQLPPQDTRRAPRRQVSDLVPVTDQMRDSVVGRLGNVSETGMLMLASQPLRDDALYQLRFPLPLGDGRSAAIDVGVHLLWSEPAHAPGQSWAGFRFLTLSREHRHLLRAWIGEDSDEAPVSTG
- the rph gene encoding ribonuclease PH, whose protein sequence is MSDSRPSGRQPDQLRPVVIQRGFTRHAEGSVLVCFGETRVLCTASVENRVPGFLRGKGEGWVTAEYGMLPRATHTRSDREAARGKQGGRTLEIQRLIGRSLRACVDRNALGERTITLDCDVLQADGGTRTAAITGAYVALVDAVNVLMKRGDVKRNPILGAVAAVSVGVYRGTPVLDLDYAEDSDCDTDMNVVMNDGGGFIELQGTAEGHAFRRDELDALLGLAEKGVGELLAAQQAALSA
- a CDS encoding YicC/YloC family endoribonuclease, producing MIRSMTAYAGGERVTPWGTLGCELRSVNHRFLEVGTRLPEELRALEPQLRERIAARLSRGKLDLVMRLRAPEGAASLQVNEALLGQLGQLAHRLTSDFPNLQVSFTELLQLPGVTQGEATDAAALQAEALSLLDQALDGFVAAREREGDKLAAAIAERVDGIERIANDVRTLIPAIRDGQRAKLAGRLADLPHPVDPGRAEQELVMWLQKLDVDEELDRLGSHIVEIRRVLKQREPVGRRLDFLLQEFNREANTLGSKSVDSRTSNAAVELKVLIDQIREQVQNIE
- a CDS encoding DUF1631 family protein; translated protein: MSAAFPFATPDSARLAAADLPPRVRELLGELLVLCRHVLTAPLILTVEAAEQALLHDADHARNPQMQAELLAQRGQLHAFAGTFCERMLDALADSLVQLRAPQDIAPAAAPARPPGLLGLSLVDDHEVDRTLVLTEMVRRENQRSGNALNLLGQRLAVLAAAPAFDNDTLPLAPQALCALVRRLAEQDGLSAELQLALYRSFERQLLERLGDVLERSNTLLAQHGVLPGLVYTPYLARSSSTRRIITQSVGGGRTTQPAPRSAEPLTGWSGSGRAGSWSALMQNAFADATPPGAPNPELTTPPANLLHDLLQQARHAAPMAIEPPSVPSGLVDAVLARLQAQAGAATSITDLQTAVTAQLRSEHGAQAQLASHDRDHLDLLRLLLQQVQQQQRPDPVPAALLARLQVPLARAAMADPAFFVRDEHPARELLNTIAEAGANWLGDDDVDPQLMQRLAQSVQGLLGQDARTPEAFAAANEEIQQHQRAAAHRAELAERRHVEAARGKERLALARREASAQIDQQCQAQEPPRFVQTLLREAWADALTLTRLRHGDDSAQWQERLQQTERIAAVTAAPAEADSVPDAPLAAEVEAALLQVGYHPEEASAVARRLATPGGEDEHTSRTELSARLKARARLGEHAAPHTGAHAAAPRTAAEQASHDQLTSLPFGSWFDLADEDGSVRRQRLSWYSLLTGHVLFVNPRGQKSSETDLDTLARQMAAGRAQLVTEEKGRLVDRAWQASLSALRALAGRRRQEPDA